In Zea mays cultivar B73 chromosome 7, Zm-B73-REFERENCE-NAM-5.0, whole genome shotgun sequence, the following proteins share a genomic window:
- the LOC100282334 gene encoding uncharacterized protein LOC100282334 produces MSTTTASSLNPNAPLFIPAAYRQVEDFSPEWWELVNTTAWFRDHCFRQRQLHEAACDDVAALLPDDLLDTNDLFYAPDVVHHQPATALLPGYDVLDVLAALSLSSPRAIRQPR; encoded by the coding sequence ATGAGCACCACAACGGCGTCGTCGCTGAACCCCAACGCGCCGCTCTTCATCCCGGCGGCGTACCGGCAGGTGGAGGACTTCTCGCCCGAGTGGTGGGAGCTCGTCAACACCACCGCCTGGTTCCGGGACCACTGCTTCCGGCAGCGCCAGCTCCACGAGGCCGCCTGCGACGACGTCGCCGCGCTCCTCCCCGACGACCTCCTCGACACCAACGACCTCTTCTACGCGCCCGACGTCGTCCACCACCAACCAGCGACGGCGCTGCTGCCCGGGTACGATGTCCTCGACGTGCTCGCGGCGCTGAGCCTCAGCTCCCCCAGGGCCATCCGCCAGCCTCGCTAG
- the LOC103633533 gene encoding ubiquitin carboxyl-terminal hydrolase 24, with translation MSSGGEKMLLFGSFTEDETKLLQGQPLKSPTKSVSKECERTEIQFGTLNLSVLNLEKISTSSVVLPAKSAKGETSAITKENACNNEKKAAGSSLSNGGPVLANGCPPVNVPANNGLFENVKTEAVVPPVIPVKIISNPTPQMTLETHKDGTKPTESRKLNKEREITENGSPIVDKHIVAAPAEEAVTSLNKKASQNMPLLPHGLRNTGNICFLNATLQALLSCSPFVYLLQDLRNRRIPKVGYPTLSAFVELISQLDVPDESVIKKNEKVITVAAKPLNPAMFDAVLRNFTPDVPAGITARPRQEDAQEFLSFAMDRMHDELLKLNGDGLNSKEGMVVSSADDDAWETVGRKNKSAIVRTQSFVPSELSAIFGGQLQSVVKAAGNKASATVQPFLLLHLDIFPDAVQTLNDALRLFSTPESLEGYRTAAGKAGLVTARKSFKIHALSKIMILHLKRFSYGNHGSTKVYKPLHFPSVLVLSRDLLSSPSQEGRKYELVATITHHGRDPYRGHYTAHAKHGNGQWLRFDDDAVVPVGEKDVLHDQAYVLFYKRV, from the exons ATGAGCAGCGGCGGCGAGAAG ATGTTGTTGTTTGGGTCCTTTACGGAGGACGAGACTAAGTTGTTACAGGGTCAGCCCCTCAAAAGTCCAACTAAAAGTGTCAGCAAAGAATGTGAACGGACGGAGATCCAGTTTGGCACCCTGAACTTGTCAGTGCTGAATTTAGAGAAAATATCTACTTCAAGTGTTGTTCTTCCTGCAAAATCAGCAAAAGGGGAAACCAGTGCCATCACGAAGGAGAATGCATGCAATAATGAAAAGAAAGCTGCAGGGTCAAGCCTTTCAAACGGTGGACCAGTTCTGGCTAATGGATGCCCTCCTGTTAATGTTCCTGCTAACAATGGTTTATTTGAGAATGTGAAGACAGAGGCTGTTGTCCCACCAGTTATACCTGTCAAAATCATCAGCAATCCAACACCGCAAATGACGTTGGAGACGCATAAGGATGGCACCAAACCCACTGAAAGCAGAAAGTTAAATAAGGAAAGGGAAATTACTGAAAATGGTAGTCCAATTGTCGATAAACACATTGTTGCTGCTCCAGCAGAAGAGGCAGTCACAAGCCTAAATAAGAAAGCCTCTCAGAACATGCCCTTGCTTCCACATGGTTTGAGGAACACAGGAAATATTTGCTTTCTGAATGCAACTTTGCAGGCATTGCTTTCATGCTCGCCTTTTGTCTACCTTTTACAGGATTTGAGGAACCGCAGGATACCTAAG GTTGGCTACCCAACTCTGAGTGCATTTGTTGAGTTGATATCTCAATTGGATGTGCCTGATGAGTCAGTTATCAAGAAAAATGAGAAGGTTATTACTGTTGCCGCAAAACCACTTAATCCTGCCATGTTTGATGCTGTTCTCAGAAACTTTACACCAGATGTGCCGGCTGGAATAACTGCTCGGCCTAG GCAGGAAGATGCTCAAGAGTTTTTAAGTTTTGCCATGGATAGAATGCATGATGAACTGCTGAAACTTAATGGAGATGGTTTGAATTCAAAGGAGGGGATGGTTGTTTCATCCGCTGATGATGATGCTTGGGAGACAGTTGGACGAAAGAACAAATCTGCAATAGTTAGAACTCAGAGTTTTGTCCCCTCTGAGCTTAGTGCTATTTTTGGAGGGCAGCTACAGAGCGTTGTGAAAGCTGCAG GTAACAAAGCATCAGCTACTGTTCAGCCCTTCCTACTGCTCCATCTTGATATATTCCCAGATGCTGTTCAGACGCTTAATGATGCACTTCGTCTGTTCTCTACTCCTGAATCTTTGGAAGGATACAGAACAGCTGCGGGAAAG GCTGGTTTGGTGACAGCTAGAAAATCATTCAAGATACACGCACTTTCAAAGATAATGATACTGCACTTGAAGAGGTTCAGTTATGGAAATCATGGGAGCACTAAAGTCTATAAGCCACTCCACTTTCCATCCGTACTGGTTCTTAGTCGTGATCTGCTGAGCTCACCATCACAAGAG GGTAGAAAATACGAGCTTGTTGCAACCATCACTCATCATGGGAGGGACCCCTACAGGGGGCACTACACCGCTCACGCAAAGCATGGCAACGGGCAATGGCTTCGTTTCGACGACGACGCCGTTGTGCCCGTTGGCGAGAAGGATGTCTTGCATGACCAAGCATATGTCCTCTTCTACAAACGAGTCTGA